In Lactiplantibacillus paraplantarum, the following proteins share a genomic window:
- a CDS encoding recombinase family protein produces MAKIGYARVSSKEQHLDRQLAALKDVDKLFTDKLSGANTNRPELQKMLAYIREGDIVMVTELDRLGRNNHDLTKIMNSIQNKGATLDVLNLPSMTGIADPNLRQLMTNLIIELYKYQAESERKRIIERQQQGISLAKQQGKYHGRKPQYAEDDPRLLHAFKLYQNGMSDIDVSRNTGIKRTTFIRYRVKYGIKRK; encoded by the coding sequence ATGGCTAAAATCGGTTATGCGCGTGTGAGTTCCAAGGAGCAACATTTAGATCGACAGTTAGCGGCTTTAAAAGACGTTGATAAATTATTTACGGATAAATTAAGTGGGGCTAACACTAATCGGCCAGAACTGCAAAAAATGCTGGCCTATATTCGTGAGGGTGATATTGTAATGGTCACTGAATTAGATCGCTTAGGCAGAAACAACCATGATTTGACTAAGATCATGAACTCCATTCAAAATAAGGGTGCCACCCTAGATGTGTTGAATTTACCGTCCATGACAGGGATTGCTGACCCAAATTTACGTCAACTCATGACCAACCTCATTATTGAACTTTATAAATACCAAGCTGAAAGTGAACGTAAGCGGATCATTGAGCGTCAGCAACAAGGGATTTCCCTAGCCAAACAGCAGGGCAAATATCATGGTCGCAAGCCTCAATACGCTGAAGATGATCCCCGTTTGTTACATGCCTTTAAACTTTATCAAAATGGCATGAGTGACATTGATGTGTCCCGAAATACAGGTATTAAACGGACGACCTTTATTCGATACCGTGTGAAATACGGTATTAAAAGAAAATAG
- a CDS encoding zinc ribbon domain-containing protein — MKCNNCGNQFSEGDKFCPHCGQEVSNLDQLKVDQKCEIGTSSLRIYADCKKYPLGSLKDDYDYLKTFRWNFSTFICIFFEWILSYFLIVLISVIPVIGKLIVYFPLQFSSEGYNKFWGPLTLILLVFIEYVRQASLNENDIEIAKNRDQYSSLLYSDTSDVLSKQTYDVGNDAFLPVFKNLKNVDLEGSEAQYLNDGETPCWYQDNVSLYGIYEWEEDPVYVTTGNKNFAITSEWSDHELHKDWKQFAVGELWVTNEHVIFFAPEKGKQKRNLICVTFEDIYFLQGHFDLHNIFNCVRIRISGEKPTDFMFHSAAENDQIEYKSNWNGSFVNAVKFGFRINNLNSDFLGNPKEKAI, encoded by the coding sequence GTGAAATGTAATAATTGCGGAAATCAATTTTCAGAAGGTGACAAATTTTGCCCTCATTGTGGACAAGAAGTTTCGAATTTAGACCAATTAAAGGTAGATCAAAAATGTGAAATTGGAACTAGTAGTCTACGTATTTATGCTGATTGCAAGAAGTATCCACTTGGATCTCTGAAAGATGATTATGATTATTTAAAAACTTTTAGGTGGAATTTTAGTACGTTTATTTGCATATTTTTTGAATGGATACTTTCATATTTTTTAATTGTTCTAATTTCAGTTATTCCAGTAATTGGTAAATTAATCGTTTATTTTCCACTACAGTTTAGTTCGGAGGGTTACAATAAATTTTGGGGCCCTTTAACGTTAATTTTATTGGTGTTTATTGAATATGTACGTCAAGCTTCTCTTAATGAAAATGATATAGAAATTGCAAAAAATAGAGATCAGTATAGTTCATTACTTTATAGTGATACCAGCGATGTATTGTCAAAACAGACATATGATGTAGGTAATGATGCATTTCTACCCGTTTTTAAAAATTTAAAAAACGTTGATTTGGAAGGAAGCGAGGCTCAATATTTGAATGATGGTGAGACTCCTTGCTGGTACCAAGATAATGTCTCCTTATATGGAATTTATGAATGGGAGGAAGATCCTGTTTATGTTACTACTGGTAACAAAAATTTCGCTATTACTAGTGAGTGGAGTGACCATGAGTTGCACAAGGATTGGAAACAATTTGCTGTTGGTGAATTGTGGGTTACAAATGAGCATGTTATATTTTTCGCGCCTGAGAAAGGTAAGCAAAAGCGCAATTTAATATGTGTGACCTTTGAAGATATTTATTTTTTACAAGGACATTTTGATTTGCATAATATATTTAATTGTGTCCGAATAAGAATTAGCGGGGAAAAACCTACAGACTTTATGTTTCATTCAGCGGCCGAAAATGATCAGATTGAATATAAATCTAATTGGAATGGTTCATTTGTTAATGCAGTTAAATTTGGATTTAGAATTAATAATTTGAATAGTGACTTTTTAGGAAATCCTAAAGAAAAAGCGATATGA